GATTGAGCATGCCTTCGGCCGTATAGCCGATGCCGCCGTGCGCAACCGTATCCATGCCCAGGCTGTAACTCGCCGCGTAGCCGCTCGGATCGGGCTTGTTGGTGATGATGCGCAAGGCACCCGCTTCGGCACTGGCGCCATACAGCGTGCCCTGCGGCCCGGCCAGCACCTCGATGCGGGCGATGTCGTACATGTGGATGTCGAGCGGGCCCTGGATCGTGGTGACCGGCTGGTCGTCGAGATACACGCCCACGCTGGGCTGCGAGCCGGAGTGGTTGGTGTTGCCGCCGCTGGCCACGCCGCGCATGTAGATGCTGGCGAAGCCCGGGCCGGTGGCAATACCGCCGCCGCCCTGCTGGAAGGTGACGCTGGGCAGGTACTTCACGTAGTCGTTGAAGTTCTGCACGTGCAGCGCCTCGAGCTGGTCCGTCTCCAGCACGTTGATGCTGATCGGTACCTTCTGCAGGTTCTCGGTGCGTTTCTGCGCCGTCACGTTCACCACGCTCAGCGTCGTGGTCTTCGGTTTCGTTGCCGGTGTCGCGGGCGATGTTTCAGTCTGCCCGGCATCCTGCGCGAAAGCCGGCGCGGCCATGGCCAGACAGATCGCTGCCGCCAGCGGCACCCTGGCCAACCTGACCCGTTGCAGCCCCATGCCCTTTTTGAATTTATTCGTGTGCATACGTCCTCCCCTCCCAAGTCGACGACAATCCATCGGTTGCAGCCATTACTCCAATACCGGCACTTCCGGGTAGCTCTCCAGCACCGTCCCCAACGCCGACGCCAGAGGCCCCAACCATGTTTCGTAGTGGCGCCAGTGATCCACGCCTTCGCGGTAGATCGGCTGGCGCACCTGTTCCGAACTGGCCGTGCGTACCGGCCGCGGATTCCGGAAAAACTGCAGGCACGATGCCTCGAACGGCAGGCCGCAATACTCGAGCAGGCGACGCACTTCCCCTTCGGTATCGTCGACCATGCGCTCGTACACCACGCGGTGGATGCGCCCGGGCAGCACCGCATCGAAGTGCGCCATCAGCGCCACGTAGTCGCGGTAGTAGCGCCCCACGTCCCCAAGGTCGTAGCTGAAGCCCTGCCCGCGTGCGAAGTGTTGTTTGAAGGCCGAGAAGCCGCAGGCCAGCGGATGCCTGCGCGCATCGATGATCTTCGCGTTCGGCAGCATCAGGTGGATCAGGCCGAGGTGCATGAAGTTGTTCGGCATCTTGTCGATGAACAGCGGCGCCGTAGTCTTGCGCTGGATCCGTGTGTGCGCGAGGTAGCGCTCGCCGAGCGCACGCAGGGCCTCGGCATCGAGTGCCGCCAGTGCGCCGTGATACGGCATGGCCTCGTCGGCGTCGCCCTGCAGGCGCAACAGGCGCGTGATCGAGGTGATTTCGGGCAGCTCCATCGTGCCTTCGACCTGGCTGTGGCTGGACAGGATCTGCTCGATCAGGGTGGAGCCGGCACGCGGCAGGCCGACGACGAAGATCGGATCATGCGACGGGCTGCCGGCACCGGCGCGCGCGGCGAAGAAGTCGCGTGTGTAGTGCTCGCGGATGTAGCGCACCCGCGCGCTGGTGTCGTCGGCGCTGTAGTGCACCTGCGTACGCCGGATCGCATTGCCCCGCGCGTAATGCCGGAAGGACGGCTCGTACTCGCCGGCGTCTTCCAGCGCCTTGCCGACGGCGAACTCCAGGTGCAGGCGGTCGTCTTCGCCGAGATCCGCGCGCGCCAGCTGCGCGCGCATCGCGGCCAGCTCGTCGGCGCTGAAGCGGAAGGTCTTCAGGTTGGCCAGGCTCCACCAGACTTCGCCGAATGAGGGTTCAAGCTCCAGGCTGCGGCGATAGGCGGCGATGGCGCGCTCGGTGTGCCCGGCGGTTTTCAGCGCATGGCCGTAGCTCACCCACACTTTCGCATGGCGCGGGTAGTGTTCCAGCAGGTCGGCATAGATGCGGATGGCGGGCTCGTAGTCGCCGATCCGGCACAGCACCACCGCCTTGAGATTGCGGTTGCCCAGATGTCCCGGATCGGCCGCCAGCAGTTGTTCGATCTGGACCAGCGCCCGTTCCGGCTGGTTGCTGCGATACAGGACCAGCGCGTAGTTCTGGCGCGCCTCCTGGAAGCTGGGTGCCAGCTCCAGGCAGCGTTCCAGCAGGTGCAGGGCATCCTCGTTGCGGCCCAGCCGGGCAGCGACCTCGGCGAACATGCGGATCGCCGCCACGTCGGTCGGCGCTTGCTTCAGGTGCTCGCGCAACAAGGCTTCGGCCTCGGGGATGCGGTTCTCGACCAGGGCGACGGCAGCCGTCAACAGGCGCGGATCGCGCGTGGAATGACGCACGTGGCTGGCGTAGGCCGCGTCCGCCGCATTCTGTTCGCCGGCCGCCATCAGATGGTCGCCAAGTGCACGCCAGGCTTGGGGCAAGTCGGGCTTCAGCGCCAACGCACGGTGCAACGCCTGGATCGCTTCCTGCCCGCGCCCGCAGCGGCCCAGCGCCAGCCCCAGCTCGAAATGGATCATGGCCCAGTTCGGCTGGGCCCGCGCCAGGGGAATGAGGATGTCGAGCGCGCCTTGCGCGTCTCCCTGCAGCGAGCGCGCGGCAGCCAGCAACTGCAGTGCGAGCGGATGACCGGCGGCCACCTGCAGAATTTCCTCGAGCTGTTCGACGGCCAGTACCGGGTCCCGCTCCAGCAGGCTTGCCGCGTGGGCCAGTGCCTGTTCCAGCGTACCGATGGCCGGCGCACCCGTCACGGCCGACCCCGCCGTGACAATGCTCCCTGCCCGTGCGGGTCGAGTCTCGCGCGGCAACACAGCCTGGGCACAGCGCATTGCATGGACGGCAGCAGCTCCTCACGGGTATCGCTGCAATCTACAACTGAACCCGGCCGGTAGATAGTAGGTGCCGGCAAACACGTCAGGCTTCGGCATCCCGCCCCATGGCAGGCCGGAACCGGTTGCCCACGGTTCAACGGAGGCGCTAGGCTGGATCGGGCAAACACTGCTGCGGGCGAGACGGCAGGCGGGACATGGAAGCTCCGGAAGACGACTGCCCGCCGCGCCCATCCATCCGGGGACCGCACCTGCTCATGCCTGACGACACCATGGTCGAGGAACTCAACCGCGCACACGCCCTGCCCGCCCGCTACTACGCCGGCGACGCGATGCTGGCGATGGAACAGCGCGCGGTATTCGCGCGCAGCTGGCAGCTGGTGGCCCACCAGGAGCAACTGGCCGAGCCGGGCGATCATGCCGTCGGGCAGATCGCCGGGGTGCCCATCCTGCTGGTCCGCGGCGCGGACGGCGTGCTGCGCGCCTTCCCCAACGTCTGCCGCCACCGCGCGGGGCCGCTGGCGCTGTGCGACGGCAAGGGCGCGCGTGCCCTGCACTGCAAGTACCACGGCTGGACCTACACCCTCGAAGGTCAGCTGCGCAGTGCGCCGGAAATGCAGGACGCCTGCGATTTCAAGGTCGAGGACATCCGCCTGCCGCCCCTGCACGTGCGCGAATGGCAGGGCCTAGTGTTCGTGGCGCTGGCGCAGGATGTGCCGCCGTTCGACGAGGTCTATGCCGGGATCGCCGAGCGCATCGCGCCGATCGACCTGTCGGCCATGCGCTACCTGCGCCGCGACAACTACGACATCGACTGCAACTGGAAGGTCTACGTCGACAATTTCCTCGAGGGCTACCACCTGCCACACGTGCACCCGGGCCTGTCACGGGTGCTCGACTACCGCGCCTACGACACTGAGTTGTTCGCGTGGCATTCGCTGCAATCCTCGCCGCTGCGCGACAGCACCGAGCTCTACGGTGACGGCCAGGCGTTCTACTACTTCATCTATCCCAACGTGATGCTCAACATCATGCCCGGACGGCTGCAGACCAACCGCATCCTGCCGCTGGGACCGGACCGCTGCCGCATCGTGTTCGACTATTACTACGCACAAGACGAAGGCGCCCAGTCACGCATCGCCGCCGACCAGGCCTTCAGCGACGAAGTGCAGAACGAGGACATCGCGATCTGCGAAGCGGTGCAGAAGGGGCTGGCGTCCGGCTTCTACGTTCCCGGCCGGTTGAATCCGAAACGCGAGGGCGGCGTCTGGCATTTCCAGAACCTGCTGCGCGCGGCCTATGCCGGCCCCGCCGGCGAATCCGCGTGAGCATGCGCCGTTCCTGCCCTCCGCTCTTCTCGAACTGAACTCCAGGCAGAAGCCGACATGCGCAACGGCAACAAGATCGGCTTCTGGACCTGCACCGCGCTGGTCGTGGGCAACGTCATCGGCATGGGCATCTTCGTGCTGCCGGCGTCGCTGGCGCCGTTCGGATTCAATGCCCTGATCGGCTGGGTCATCGTGCTGGCCGGCTGCCTGGTGCTGGCCCGGGTGTTCTCGCATCTGGCCCGCGCCCTGCCCGACGCCGGCGGCCCGTACGGCTACATCCGCCATACGCTGGGCGAACTGCCGGCGTACATGGCGTTGTGGGCCTACTGGGTGTCGATGTGGCTGACCAATGCCGCACTCGCCACCGGCGTGGTCGGTTACATGACGGTGGTATTCCCGCCGCTGGGCGCGATCCAGCCGGTGCTGTTCGCGCTGTGCCTGCTGTGGTCGGTGGTGGTGGTCAACCTGTTCGGCGTGCGCACCGGCGGCGGCGTGCAGATCGTCACCACCGCACTGAAGCTGCTGCCGATGCTGGCGATCGCGCTGCTCGGCGGCTGGCTGCTGCTGACCTCGCCGGCAAGCTATACCGCGCAGTTACCGACGACACCGCTGACTTTGCACGACGTCATGGCCGCTTCCACTATCGCCCTGTTCGCGATGCTCGGCATCGAATCGGCGAGCGTGCCGGCGGCGCGGGTGGACGACCCCGGACGCACGATTCCGCGCTCGACCATGACCGGCACCGTGCTCACCGCGATCATCTACATCATCGTTTCCACCGTGCCGCTGCTGCTGATCCGGCAGCAGGAGCTGGCCGAGGCAAGCGCGCCGTTCGCGCTGCTGATGGACCGCTTCGCCGTCGCCGGTTCCGGGCGCTGGCTGGCGCTGTTCGTGGTGATCAGCGGGCTGGGCGCGCTCAACGGCTGGACCCTGCTCGCCGGCGAACTGACCCGCACGATGGCCGTCAACGGCGTGCTGCCGGCGGTGCTGGCGCGCAACAACCGTTACGGTGCACCGGTGGTGGCGCTGCTGGTGATCGGCGCGCTCGCCTCGGCGATGGTCTGGATGAGCTACAGCAAATCGCTGGTGTCGGCGTTCACCTTCCTCACCCGAGTGGTGACCGCCGCCAACCTGCCGCTCTACCTGTGCTGCGCACTCGCGCTGATCGTGCTGTGGTGGCGGCGCAGCGCAACGTGCGCCACGCGCCGGGTGCTGCTGGTCGCGGTCACCTGCGTGGCGTTCGTGGTGTTCGCCTTCGTCGGCATCGGCCACGAACCGTTCCTGTATGCGCTGGGACTGATCGCGGCAGGATTGCCGCTATATGTGTCCATGCGCCTGTTCCGCAGGAGCGCGCCGCCCGTCGAGGTCATCCCGGAATGAGAGATCCGCGCTACGACATCCTGTTCACCCCGCTCAAGATCGGCCCGGTCACCGCGAAGAACCGCTTCTTCCAGGTGCCGCACTGCAATGGCATGGGCCATGCGATGCCGCTGGCGCATGCGGCAATGCGCGAGACCAAGGCCGAGGGCGGCTGGGCGGTGGTCTCCACCGAGGAGTGCGAGATCCATCCCAGCGGCGACCTCACGCCCTACGTCGAGGCGCGGCTGTGGGACGACCGCGACATCCCAGCACTGGCGCTGATGTGCGACAAGGTGCACGCGCACGGCGCGCTGGCCGCGCTGGAGTTGACCCACAACGGCCCCACCGCGTCGAACCTGTATTCGCGCGAGGTGCTGCTGGCGCCGTCGCACCAGCCGTCCAAATACGGCTACCCGTCGCAGGCGCGTGCGATGACCCTGCACGACATCCGCGAGTACCGGCGCTGGCATCGCGAGGCGGCGATCCGCGGCAAGCGCGCGGGCATGGACATCATCTACGTCTACGCGGCGCACGACCTGTCGCTGGCGATGCACTTCCTGCAGCGCCGGCGCAACCAGCGCAGCGACGAATACGGCGGCTCGCTGGAGAACCGCGTGCGCCTGCTGCGCGAGGTGCTGGAGGACACCAGGGACGCGGTCGGCGACACCTGCGCCGTGGCGCTGCGCTTCGCCACCGAGGAACTGCTCGGTCCCGGCGGCGTGGAGCTGGCCGAGGCGAGGGAGATCGTGGGCATGCTGGCCGAGCTGCCCGACCTGTGGGACGTGAATCTTGCCGCCTGGTACAACGACTCGGTGCCCTCGCGCTTCGCCGGCGAAGGCGCGCAGGAACCCTTCATCGACTTCGTCAAGAAGACCACCACGAAGCCGGTGGTGGGTGTGGGCCGCTTCACCTCGCCGGACACGATGGTGTCGCAGCTCAAGCGCGGCGTGCTCGACATGATCGGCTGCGCGCGCCCGTCGATCGCGGATCCCTTTCTGCCGCGCAAGATCGAGGAAGGCCGCATCGACGACATCCGCGAATGCATCGGCTGCAACATCTGCGTCTCCGGCGACATGACCATCTCGCCGATCCGCTGCACGCAGAACCCGACCATGGGCGAGGAGTGGCGCAAGGGCTGGCATCCGGAACGCATTGCGCCAAAGCGCTCTCCCAGTCGCGTGCTGGTGGTCGGCGCCGGGCCGGCCGGACTGGAGGCCGCGCGCGCGCTCGGTCAGCGCGGCTACGAAGTGAGTCTGGCCGAGGCGCGCAAGGAACTCGGTGGCCGCGTCACCCGCGAGGCGCGCCTGCCCGGCCTGGCCGAATGGGCGCGCGTGCGCGACTGGCGCGTCGGCCAGATCCACAAGCTCGCGAATATAGCCGTCTATCTCGATTCGGCCTTGAGCGCGCAGGACGTACTCGACTTCGGCGCCGAACACGTGGTGCTGGCCACCGGCTGCCACTGGCGCCGCGACGGCTACGGCCGCAGCCATGGCTTCGCCATTCCCGGCTTCGCCAACAATCCCCGCGTATTCACGCCTGACGATTTGATGGACGGCCGCCTGCCGGAAGGCCGCGTGGTGGTGTTCGACGACGACGGCTTCTACTACGGCAGCGTCGCGGCCGAACTGCTGCGCTTGCGCGGCTGCGAAGTGATCCACCTGACCCCGGACGACGGCATCGCGCCGTGGAGCCTGCACACGCTCGACTACCGGCACATCCGCAAACGGATGGCCGAACTCGGCATCGAGGCGATGGTGTCGCAGGACATCATCGGCTACGACGGCACCACGCTGGCCGTCGAGGACGTCTGGACCCATCGGCGCCGCGAGCTGGGCTGCGACGCGGTGGTCGCGGTGACCGCCCGCGTACCCGACGACGCGCTGTACCAGGAGCTGCTGCGGCGCGAAGCGGAATGGTCCGCCGCCGGCGTGCGATCGTTGCGTTGCATCGGCGACGCCGAGGCGCCCGGACTGATCGCGCACGCGGTCTACGCCGGCCATCGC
This window of the Rhodanobacter soli genome carries:
- a CDS encoding tetratricopeptide repeat-containing sulfotransferase family protein; the encoded protein is MTGAPAIGTLEQALAHAASLLERDPVLAVEQLEEILQVAAGHPLALQLLAAARSLQGDAQGALDILIPLARAQPNWAMIHFELGLALGRCGRGQEAIQALHRALALKPDLPQAWRALGDHLMAAGEQNAADAAYASHVRHSTRDPRLLTAAVALVENRIPEAEALLREHLKQAPTDVAAIRMFAEVAARLGRNEDALHLLERCLELAPSFQEARQNYALVLYRSNQPERALVQIEQLLAADPGHLGNRNLKAVVLCRIGDYEPAIRIYADLLEHYPRHAKVWVSYGHALKTAGHTERAIAAYRRSLELEPSFGEVWWSLANLKTFRFSADELAAMRAQLARADLGEDDRLHLEFAVGKALEDAGEYEPSFRHYARGNAIRRTQVHYSADDTSARVRYIREHYTRDFFAARAGAGSPSHDPIFVVGLPRAGSTLIEQILSSHSQVEGTMELPEITSITRLLRLQGDADEAMPYHGALAALDAEALRALGERYLAHTRIQRKTTAPLFIDKMPNNFMHLGLIHLMLPNAKIIDARRHPLACGFSAFKQHFARGQGFSYDLGDVGRYYRDYVALMAHFDAVLPGRIHRVVYERMVDDTEGEVRRLLEYCGLPFEASCLQFFRNPRPVRTASSEQVRQPIYREGVDHWRHYETWLGPLASALGTVLESYPEVPVLE
- a CDS encoding aromatic ring-hydroxylating oxygenase subunit alpha — translated: MPDDTMVEELNRAHALPARYYAGDAMLAMEQRAVFARSWQLVAHQEQLAEPGDHAVGQIAGVPILLVRGADGVLRAFPNVCRHRAGPLALCDGKGARALHCKYHGWTYTLEGQLRSAPEMQDACDFKVEDIRLPPLHVREWQGLVFVALAQDVPPFDEVYAGIAERIAPIDLSAMRYLRRDNYDIDCNWKVYVDNFLEGYHLPHVHPGLSRVLDYRAYDTELFAWHSLQSSPLRDSTELYGDGQAFYYFIYPNVMLNIMPGRLQTNRILPLGPDRCRIVFDYYYAQDEGAQSRIAADQAFSDEVQNEDIAICEAVQKGLASGFYVPGRLNPKREGGVWHFQNLLRAAYAGPAGESA
- a CDS encoding amino acid permease; translated protein: MRNGNKIGFWTCTALVVGNVIGMGIFVLPASLAPFGFNALIGWVIVLAGCLVLARVFSHLARALPDAGGPYGYIRHTLGELPAYMALWAYWVSMWLTNAALATGVVGYMTVVFPPLGAIQPVLFALCLLWSVVVVNLFGVRTGGGVQIVTTALKLLPMLAIALLGGWLLLTSPASYTAQLPTTPLTLHDVMAASTIALFAMLGIESASVPAARVDDPGRTIPRSTMTGTVLTAIIYIIVSTVPLLLIRQQELAEASAPFALLMDRFAVAGSGRWLALFVVISGLGALNGWTLLAGELTRTMAVNGVLPAVLARNNRYGAPVVALLVIGALASAMVWMSYSKSLVSAFTFLTRVVTAANLPLYLCCALALIVLWWRRSATCATRRVLLVAVTCVAFVVFAFVGIGHEPFLYALGLIAAGLPLYVSMRLFRRSAPPVEVIPE
- a CDS encoding FAD-dependent oxidoreductase, with the protein product MRDPRYDILFTPLKIGPVTAKNRFFQVPHCNGMGHAMPLAHAAMRETKAEGGWAVVSTEECEIHPSGDLTPYVEARLWDDRDIPALALMCDKVHAHGALAALELTHNGPTASNLYSREVLLAPSHQPSKYGYPSQARAMTLHDIREYRRWHREAAIRGKRAGMDIIYVYAAHDLSLAMHFLQRRRNQRSDEYGGSLENRVRLLREVLEDTRDAVGDTCAVALRFATEELLGPGGVELAEAREIVGMLAELPDLWDVNLAAWYNDSVPSRFAGEGAQEPFIDFVKKTTTKPVVGVGRFTSPDTMVSQLKRGVLDMIGCARPSIADPFLPRKIEEGRIDDIRECIGCNICVSGDMTISPIRCTQNPTMGEEWRKGWHPERIAPKRSPSRVLVVGAGPAGLEAARALGQRGYEVSLAEARKELGGRVTREARLPGLAEWARVRDWRVGQIHKLANIAVYLDSALSAQDVLDFGAEHVVLATGCHWRRDGYGRSHGFAIPGFANNPRVFTPDDLMDGRLPEGRVVVFDDDGFYYGSVAAELLRLRGCEVIHLTPDDGIAPWSLHTLDYRHIRKRMAELGIEAMVSQDIIGYDGTTLAVEDVWTHRRRELGCDAVVAVTARVPDDALYQELLRREAEWSAAGVRSLRCIGDAEAPGLIAHAVYAGHRYARELEEPASGEVAFKRHFHTAHADDLRREPQAREPS